The following proteins are encoded in a genomic region of Apodemus sylvaticus chromosome 21, mApoSyl1.1, whole genome shotgun sequence:
- the Slc38a7 gene encoding LOW QUALITY PROTEIN: sodium-coupled neutral amino acid transporter 7 (The sequence of the model RefSeq protein was modified relative to this genomic sequence to represent the inferred CDS: inserted 2 bases in 1 codon), whose product MAQVSINSDYSEWASSTDAGERARLLQSPCVDVVPKSEGETSPGDPDSGTTSTLGAVFIVVNACLGAGLLNFPAAFSTAGGVAAGIALQMGMLVFIISGLVILAYCSQASNERTYQEVVWAVCGKLTGVLCEVAIAVYTFGTCIAFLIIIGDQQDKIIAVMAKEPDGASGSSPWYTDRKFTISLTAFLFILPLSIPKEIGFQKYASFLSVVGTWYVTAIIIIKYIWPDKEMHPGDILTRPASWMAVFNAMPTICFGFQCHVSSVPVFNSMRQPEIKTWGGVVTAAMVIALAVYMGTGICGFLTFGASVDPDVLRSYPSEDVAVAVARAFIILSVLTSYPILHFCGRAVVEGLWLRYKGMPVEEDVGRERRRRVLQTLVWFLLTLLLALFIPDIGKVISVIGGLAACFIFIFPGLCLIQAKLSEMEEVKPASWWALVSYGVVXVTLGAFIFGQTTANAIFVDLLA is encoded by the exons ATGGCCCAGGTCAGCATCAACAGTGACTACAGCGAGTGGGCCTCCAGCACTGATGCTGGGGAGCGGGCCCGTTTGCTCCAAAGTCCCTGTGTGGACGTGGTACCCAAGAGTGAGGGGGAGACATCTCCTGGAGATCCAGACAGCGGCACCACTTCGACGCTTGGAGCCGTCTTCATCGTCGTCAATGCCTGCCTTGGAGCGGGTCTGCTTAACTTCCCAGCAGCCTTCAGCACTGCTGGGGGCGTGGCGGCTGGCATCGCCCTGCAGATG GGCATGCTGGTTTTCATCATCAGTGGGCTGGTCATCCTGGCCTACTGCTCCCAAGCCAGCAATGAGAGGACCTACCAGGAGGTGGTGTGGGCCGTGTGTGGCAAGCTGACAGGTGTGCTGTGTGAGGTAGCCATTGCAGTCTATACCTTCGGAACCTGCATCGCCTTCCTCATCATTATTGGGGACCAGCAGGACAAGA TTATAGCTGTGATGGCAAAGGAGCCGGATGGGGCCAGCGGCAGCAGCCCCTGGTACACAGACCGCAAGTTCACCATCAGCCTTACTGCCTTCCTCTTCATCCTGCCCCTGTCCATCCCCAAGGAGATCGGCTTCCAGAAATATGCCAG CTTCTTGAGCGTCGTGGGCACCTGGTACGTCACCGCCATTATAATCATCAAGTACATCTGGCCAGATAAGGAGATGCACCCAGGGGACATCTTGACCAG ACCAGCGTCCTGGATGGCCGTGTTCAACGCCATGCCCACCATCTGCTTTGGATTTCAG TGCCACGTGAGCAGTGTACCTGTCTTCAACAGCATGCGGCAGCCGGAAATAAAAACCTGGGGCGGGGTGGTGACGGCCGCCATGgtcatagctctggctgtctacATGGGCACAG GCATCTGTGGCTTCCTGACGTTTGGAGCCTCCGTGGATCCCGACGTGCTCCGGTCCTACCCCTCAGAGGACGTGGCTGTGGCCGTGGCCCGAGCCTTCATCATCCTGAGCGTTCTCACCTCCTATCCAATCTTGCACTTCTGTGGGCG GGCTGTGGTGGAAGGCCTGTGGCTGCGCTACAAGGGCATGCCCGTGGAGGAGGATGTGGGCCGGGAGCGCCGGCGCCGGGTCCTGCAGACGCTGGTGTGGTTCCTGCTCACCCTGCTACTGGCGCTTTTCATCCCAGACATTGGCAAAGTCATCTCGGTCATCGGAGGCCTGGCAGCCtgcttcatcttcatcttcccaG GACTGTGCCTCATTCAAGCCAAACTGTCAGAAATGGAAGAGGTCAAACCTGCCAG CTGGTGGGCACTGGTCAGTTATGGAGTCGT CGTCACCCTGGGAGCCTTCATCTTCGGCCAGACCACAGCCAATGCCATCTTTGTGGACCTCTTGGCCTGA